ATTATAGCCTGAATCCGTGGGGAGCCGCAGGCTTATGCATAACTTCCGGGTGGTTAACCTTTGACACTGCCGAGTACAATTCCCTTCACGAAATATTTCTGCAGGAACGGATACGCCAGAATAATCGGCAGGGAGCCGAGGAAGATCTGGGAGGACTTCAGCGTCCGGTCCGAGATCAGCGCCAGATCAAGCATGGCATCACGCGACATATTCGACAGGTTCTGCTGGATGACAATCGTCTGAATATAGCTTTGCAGCGGATAGTTGGCCGGATTCCCCATAAGCAGCAGGCCGTCGAACCAGCTGTTCCAGTGCTCCACCATCGAGAATAGGGCCAGTGTTGCCAGCGCGGGCTTGGAGATCGGCACGAAGATGGACCAGACTGTCCGGAAGTGGCCGGCCCCGTCAATCAGCGCCGCCTCTTCCAGCTCCTTCGGAATCTCCCGGAAGAAGTTAAGCAGCAGCACTACGCTGAACACAGGAACTGCGCCAGGCAGTACCAGTGCCCAGATGGAATCCAGCAGGCCATACTCCTTGAGTGTGGTATACCAGGGGATCAGCCCGCCGTTGAACAGCATCGTGACGAAGAAGGCCCAGGCATAGACGCTGCGGAAGCGCAAAGCGTGTGATTCTTTGGATAACGGGTAGGCCACGAGGATCGTCAGCAGCAGGTTCAGCGGCGTCCCGATCCCGATCCGGGTCAGTGATACCACCATCGACTGCCAGAATTCCGTGCGGCTCATCGTATACATATACGAGGCGAACGTGAAGTCTACCGGCCAGAGCCTGACATACCCTGCGGAGGCTGCCGCACTGGAGCTGAAGGACACCGCTATAATATGAACGAGCGGCAGGATACAGAGCAGTGAGACCAGAATGAGGAAGGCGGCGTTCAGCACCGATATCCCGTCGAACTTTTTGGAACGGTGAACAGTAGTTATGTCTGCCTGTTTAGGCGTAAGCGATTGCTCCAAGGGTACTCCCTCCTCTAGAAGATCCGGTATTTGGCAAAACGGTAAGCCAGGAAATACGAGCTGGAGATCAAGGTGAGCGATATGATGGATTTAAAGAAGCCGACGGCAGTCGCTACGCCGTATTGGGCATCCAATAGACCGATCCGGTAGACGAAGGTGTCCAGGATATCCCCGCTCTCGTAGACCTGCGGACTGTACAGATTGAAGACCTGATCGAAGCCCGCGTTCAGCAGTTGTCCCAGACTGAGCACCGACAGCAGGACGATGACCATGCGTATGCCCGGAATGGTAATATGCCAGGTCTTGTGCCAGCGGTTGGCGCCGTCAATGGTAGCTGCTTCATATAACCCGGGATCGATGCCCGTTATGGCCGCCAGATATACAATCGTGCCGTAGCCGAAGTTCTTCCACACATCCGAGGCAATCAGCGTGAAGGGGAACCAGTCATTGTCGCCGAGGAAAAAGATCTTGGAGACGCCGAACCATCCGAGGAATTCATTCACAATCCCGCCCGATGGAGACAGAATATCAATCAAGATGCCGCCAAGCACCACCCAGGACAAGAAATACGGCAGATAAATCGCTGTCTGCACGGACCGTTTAATCACATTGCTGGCCAGCTCGTTCAGCAGAATGGCGAACACCAGCGGAATAATCAGGCCCAGAATCAGCTTGAGACTCGAAATAAACAGCGTATTCCACAGCACCTGTGTGAAGCTTGGCAGGTTCATCACATATTCGAAGTTATCCAGGCCCACCCACTTCTGATCCCCGAACAAGCCCTTGGCAGGGATGAATTTCTGGAACGCGATCATGACACCGGCCATGGGGACGTAGGAGAACAGAATGATCATCACCAGTCCCGGCAAAAGCATCAAATGAAGCGGCAGTTCTTTTCGCAGTTTTGCTCTCATTGTTATCCTCCACATCTGCAGGGCTAGAATGGAATGGAGGAAGAAAAGGTCGTTTTCTTCCTCCAGAGGCGCCTTATTTCTTAGTCGCTGCGTACCATTCGTTGACCTCTTGCGTAATTTGATCGCCGCCCAGCTTCTGCCAGTCCTTCACGAACTGGTCGAACTTATCGATCGGATCACCCAGAATGATTTTGACAAACATTTCATTCTGCTGCTTCTCAAGCGTTGTCTTGCGCTCAACCATGGTCGGAGTCGGAGCGCCGACGAATTTCTCCTGCAGGAACTGGTCATTCTTGATATATTGGTCGGCTATGCCCATGGAGCCCTGCTCACCATAGATCCGCTCCCAGCCCCATAAGGAGAAGCCTTCTGTTGAACCTGAAGCATAGGACTCAAGCTTCTCCTGGATTGTCTTCGCTTCACCTTTCAGGGTGGAGAAATCACCGGCCTTGCGGGCAGCATCAATCTCCCGGAACGCGTCTACGTTCTTCGTAACCGGATACGGCGTAACCGGGGATAACTGCCAGACGCTCTCCGCTTCCGGCGGTGCATAGTACTTATCGAATTCGGCCGTCTCGCCCCAGTTCTTCTCCACATGCAGATTGAACAATTTAATGACCGCTTCCGGGTGTGCGGCGCCCTTCTTGACCGCGAAGAAGCGGGTCGTGCTGAACTTCAGCGGTACCTTCGGCGTGTCTCCCGATTCCGAGACAATCGGGAAGGCCTGCCACTGGGCTTTGGGATCGTTGTCACGGTTAAGCTGCAGCGGCCAGATGGAATTCCATTGCTCGCCGTACTCCATCCCGATCTTGCCGGCTGAGATCAGCTCGGAGACCTTGCCGCCGTCCTTCACGCCGAACTCCTGATCCAGCTGCCCTTTCTTGGCCATATCCTGCAGCACCTGAAGCGCTTTCTTCACTTCCGGCTGAATGCTGCCGTAGACCAGCTTGCCGCTGCCGTCATCCACCCAGATGTTCGGGTACGCATTGTATCCGGCCATGAAGCCTTCCAGTCCCATGGCCCCGCCCCACAGGTCCTTGGTAATGCCAAGGCCGTAGGTATCCTTCTTCCCGTTTCCGTCGGGGTCCTTATCCACGAACGCTTCAGAGATTGCCAGGACATCCGCCATTGTCTTCGGCGGCTGCATCCCGAGCTTTTCCAGCCAGTCGGTCCGAATCCAGATGTACATCGACCGTTCAATAGAGGATTCCAGGCTCGGAATAGCCATCAGCTTGCCATCGAAGGTCGCGGCATCGAACACACTTGTTCCTTCTCCCGACAGCACCTTCTTTGTGAACGGTGAAGCATACTTTTCATATAACGCCGTCATATCCTCAAGCTGGTCCGAATCGGCCAATTGCTTAAGCTGGGTGGCGTTGACCGGCGTTACATCCGGCAGATCCCCGGAGGCCAGAGTGACATTGATTTTCTGCAAGTACTGGTCCGAGGTCTGGCTGCCCTTCACAATCCAGTTATATTTGATCTTGATGCCGAGCTGATCCTCATACAACTTGGTCCAGCGGTTGTTATCAATCGTCTCGTCCTTCAATACGCCAAGCACGTTATTCTCTACCACATCGCTAAGATCTCTGACGAACGACAACTCAATCGGAGGATCGTATTTGCCGAGCGGACTCTCATCTACAGCTGCGCTTGGCTTCGGATCATTACCGGCTGGCGTTTCCTTCCCGCCGTTACCGGATTCCAGCTTGCCTGAGCAAGCGGACAACAGCAGTGCAGACAACAACAGGATGGAAGTACTCTTCAGTAAGCTCTGACCTTTTCTTGTACCTGTCTTCATAGTCAACCCCCAGTTCAATTATTGTGGTCTTTATTTTGGTTACGCTTTCATTATGAGG
The window above is part of the Paenibacillus sp. FSL H8-0048 genome. Proteins encoded here:
- a CDS encoding carbohydrate ABC transporter permease, with protein sequence MTTVHRSKKFDGISVLNAAFLILVSLLCILPLVHIIAVSFSSSAAASAGYVRLWPVDFTFASYMYTMSRTEFWQSMVVSLTRIGIGTPLNLLLTILVAYPLSKESHALRFRSVYAWAFFVTMLFNGGLIPWYTTLKEYGLLDSIWALVLPGAVPVFSVVLLLNFFREIPKELEEAALIDGAGHFRTVWSIFVPISKPALATLALFSMVEHWNSWFDGLLLMGNPANYPLQSYIQTIVIQQNLSNMSRDAMLDLALISDRTLKSSQIFLGSLPIILAYPFLQKYFVKGIVLGSVKG
- a CDS encoding ABC transporter permease produces the protein MRAKLRKELPLHLMLLPGLVMIILFSYVPMAGVMIAFQKFIPAKGLFGDQKWVGLDNFEYVMNLPSFTQVLWNTLFISSLKLILGLIIPLVFAILLNELASNVIKRSVQTAIYLPYFLSWVVLGGILIDILSPSGGIVNEFLGWFGVSKIFFLGDNDWFPFTLIASDVWKNFGYGTIVYLAAITGIDPGLYEAATIDGANRWHKTWHITIPGIRMVIVLLSVLSLGQLLNAGFDQVFNLYSPQVYESGDILDTFVYRIGLLDAQYGVATAVGFFKSIISLTLISSSYFLAYRFAKYRIF
- a CDS encoding extracellular solute-binding protein, which gives rise to MKTGTRKGQSLLKSTSILLLSALLLSACSGKLESGNGGKETPAGNDPKPSAAVDESPLGKYDPPIELSFVRDLSDVVENNVLGVLKDETIDNNRWTKLYEDQLGIKIKYNWIVKGSQTSDQYLQKINVTLASGDLPDVTPVNATQLKQLADSDQLEDMTALYEKYASPFTKKVLSGEGTSVFDAATFDGKLMAIPSLESSIERSMYIWIRTDWLEKLGMQPPKTMADVLAISEAFVDKDPDGNGKKDTYGLGITKDLWGGAMGLEGFMAGYNAYPNIWVDDGSGKLVYGSIQPEVKKALQVLQDMAKKGQLDQEFGVKDGGKVSELISAGKIGMEYGEQWNSIWPLQLNRDNDPKAQWQAFPIVSESGDTPKVPLKFSTTRFFAVKKGAAHPEAVIKLFNLHVEKNWGETAEFDKYYAPPEAESVWQLSPVTPYPVTKNVDAFREIDAARKAGDFSTLKGEAKTIQEKLESYASGSTEGFSLWGWERIYGEQGSMGIADQYIKNDQFLQEKFVGAPTPTMVERKTTLEKQQNEMFVKIILGDPIDKFDQFVKDWQKLGGDQITQEVNEWYAATKK